A genomic stretch from Anaerolinea thermophila UNI-1 includes:
- a CDS encoding SDR family NAD(P)-dependent oxidoreductase, with the protein MARYLVTGAAGFIAARVCEMLLERGDEVIGVDNLCTAYDVRLKHYRLNRLLPRENFTFHGMDISDRRGVDALVQASAPLDGIINLAARAGVRASVEDPWVFVETNITGTLNLLEAARRYGVNKFILASTSSIYGENAPLPTPEDAPSDRPLQPYSASKKGAEALCHAYHFLYGLDVTIFRYFTVYGPAGRPDMVMFRFTQWITEGRPVHLNGDGEQSRGFTYVDDIARGTLLGLKPLGFEIINLGGHEVITINQMIARLEQYIGRKAQVVRHPAHRADMLANQADVSKARALLGWEPQVGLDEGMRRLVDWYMAERSWAKDILTD; encoded by the coding sequence ATGGCGCGCTATCTGGTCACCGGCGCGGCGGGGTTCATTGCCGCCCGCGTGTGCGAAATGCTCTTGGAACGGGGCGATGAAGTGATTGGGGTGGACAATCTCTGCACCGCCTACGACGTGCGCCTCAAGCACTACCGCCTGAACCGCCTGCTCCCGCGCGAGAACTTCACCTTTCACGGCATGGATATCAGCGACCGGCGCGGGGTGGATGCGCTGGTGCAAGCCAGCGCGCCGCTGGACGGCATCATCAATCTGGCGGCTCGGGCAGGCGTGCGCGCCTCGGTGGAAGACCCCTGGGTGTTCGTGGAGACCAACATCACCGGCACGCTCAACCTGCTGGAAGCCGCCCGCCGCTACGGGGTGAACAAGTTCATTCTGGCGTCCACGTCCAGCATCTACGGCGAGAATGCTCCCCTGCCCACCCCCGAAGACGCTCCCAGCGACCGCCCTCTTCAGCCTTACTCCGCCAGCAAGAAGGGCGCCGAAGCCCTCTGCCACGCCTACCATTTCCTCTACGGGCTGGATGTGACCATCTTCCGTTATTTCACCGTGTACGGACCGGCAGGACGTCCCGACATGGTCATGTTCCGCTTTACCCAGTGGATTACCGAAGGGCGTCCGGTGCATCTCAACGGCGACGGCGAGCAGTCGCGCGGCTTTACCTACGTGGACGACATTGCCCGCGGCACCCTTCTGGGGCTGAAGCCGCTGGGATTTGAAATCATCAATCTGGGCGGGCATGAGGTCATCACCATCAATCAGATGATTGCCCGGCTGGAGCAGTACATCGGACGCAAGGCGCAGGTGGTGCGCCACCCGGCGCACCGCGCCGATATGCTCGCCAATCAAGCCGATGTGAGCAAAGCCCGCGCCCTGCTGGGCTGGGAGCCGCAGGTGGGGCTGGATGAGGGCATGCGCCGGCTGGTGGACTGGTACATGGCGGAGCGTTCGTGGGCGAAGGACATCCTCACCGACTGA